DNA from Desulfomicrobium escambiense DSM 10707:
CCCGGACGTGATGACGCGGGGCCTAGAGCAGGTGCGCCGTTTCGAAGATCCCTTCCGCCAAAGTGGGATGGGCGTGGATGGTCTTGGCCAGGTCCTTGGCCGTGGCTCCGAGCTGCAGGGCCAGGGTCGGTTCGGCGATGATGTCCGAAACGTGCGCGCCGGCCAGGTGCGCGCCCAGCAGCTTGCCGCTGTCGGCGTCGACGACGAGCTTGAACACGCCGGCCAGTTCGCCCATGGCCTGGGCCTTGCCCAGTTCGCGGAAGTTGCTCTGGGGGCAGGTCACGTTGAAGCCTTTCTCCCGCGCCTGGGCCTCGGTCAGACCCACCGTGGCCACTTCGGGCGAGGTGAAGACCGCCGCCGGAACCGCGGAGTAGTCCATGGCCTCGGACGCGCCCAGGCAGTTTTTCACCGCCACCATGCCCTCCACCGCCGCCACGTGGGCCAGCATGATCCGCGCAGGACCGAGCACGTCACCCACGGCGTAGATGCCCGGAACGGAAGTTTCCAGCCGCGCGTCGGCCTTGATCCAGCCGCGCTGGTCCGTCTCCACCCCGGCCCCGGCCAGTCCCAGGCCCGCGGTGTTGGGCACCCGGCCCACGGCCACCAGGACCACGTCGGCCTCCAGCACGCTCTCCTTCTGTGCGGACGCGGGAAGATCCTTGACGAAGGGGGAGGGCCCGAGGGTCACCTGTACGCCGGTTGCCGTCACTTCCGCCTTGGACGCCGTGCGGGCCAGCTCGCAGCCGATGCCGCGCTTCTTCATCTCGCGCTGGATGAGCTTGCTCAGGTCCGCGTCGATGGACGGGACGGGCAGGATGCGGTCCAGGCCTTCCACCACCGTGACCTTGGAGCCCAGGGCCTGGAAGATGAAGGCCAGCTCGCAGCCGATGACGCCGCCGCCGACCACGAGCATCCGGCTCGGGATGGTCTTAAGTTCCAGGGCGTCGTCGCTGGTGATGATGTGCGTGTGGTCCACGGGCAGGGTCGGCAGGTTGAGGGTGCTCGATCCCGTGGCGATGATGACCTTGTCCCCCGCCACTTCCTGCACGGCGCCGTCGGCGCCGTGCACGCGCACCAGGCCCGCGCTCACGACCTCGCCCCGGCCGCGCAGGAGCGTGACCTTGAGCTTGGCGCAGGTCTTTTCCAGACCGCCGCGCAGGATCTCCGAAACCTTGTTCTTGCGGGCCACGATGGCCGGCATGTCCGGCCGGGCCTCGCCGCCGCCGCTGATGCCGAACTCGGCCAGACGGTGGGCCGTCTCCAGGGCCTCGGCCGAGGCCTTGAGAGTCTTGGTCGGGATGCAGCCCCAGTTCAGGCAGGTCCCGCCCATGTGGGCCGCTTCGACAAGGGTGACCTGCGCCCCGGCCTTGGCCGCGGCGAATGCGGCCGTGTACCCGCCGGGGCCGCCGCCGATGATGGTGATGCGTTGCGACATGGCAACCTCCTCGTGAGTGGATTGACTCCGGGCGACAGGGCGTCCCGGTTTGCAGAATCGTTCCCGGACCGGCCCGCAGAGTCGGCCCGGGAACAGGGAGGGAAACAGAGAAAGATCAGGCCGATACGAGCTGGGCGTACTGGGCGGCCGTGATGGTCGCCTCGGACGCGTCGTCGGCCGTGATGCGCACCAGCCAACCGGCGCCGTACGGGTCGGAGTTGACCAGCTCGGGCGTGTCGCTCAAGGCCGCGTTCACCTCCACCACGGTCCCCGAGAGGGGGATGATGGCCGGGGACACGACCTTGGCCGACTCGATCTCGGCACAGGACACGCCCTGGGCGAAATGCGCGCCCGCTTCGGGCAGGTCGATGAAGATGACCTCGCCCAACTGGTCCTGGGCGAAATCGGTGATGCCGATGACGAAGGAGCCGTCACCGGCCTCCTTGGCCCAAAGGTGTTCGGCGTGGTAACGGCGGTCGTCGGGATAGGTCAGTGCGGACATGTCGGTTCCTCCTTGGGTGGAAAGATCAATGCGCCTCGGGCTTGCGGATCTCGGCCTTGACCAGAGACGCGCGCACCTTGGAGCGGTACGGCAGCAGGGCCTGATCTTCGAGCTTTTCCAGCCCCTGAACCTGCTGCGCCTCGATGAACACAGGCAGCATGCGGTCCCCGCAGGCCTCGAAGACCATCTTCGCGGCCTCGGCAACCTCGACCGGCGTGACGCGGGTCATGGCCCCGCCCTCTCCCGCGTAGGCGGACACGACAAGGCGGATCAGGTGATCCTTGTGCCCGCGGGTCAGGGCGATGCTTCGCTTCAGGTCTTCCTGGGCGATCTCGCCGCCGGCGATGGCCGGGTACAAAGCGGCAGGAGCGACCACGTCGAGGACCACGCGGCTGACGTGCCCTTCGTCCAGCACGCGCTGCAGCAGGTCGGCGCGGCGGCCGTCGGCATGCAGCTCCACGGTCAGGCCGCCCTTGGCCAGCAGGCGCACCAGGGTCACGAAGTTGTCCTCCTGCCCGGCGGGACAGGCCGAAACGTTGAGGCCCGAAATCCAGCCGTGCAGCAACTCGCTGCGCGTCACGCAGGCTTCGAGGACCCGGCCCGACAGCAGGTAGGCCAGGATCTCGCCCGTGCCCTGTTTGATGACCGTGCCGTCGTCGAAAATGGGGAATTCCACGCCTTCGGGGTTGCGGTAGATGGCGGAACGGTTGGCGCGGTAGTAGGCGTTGAAGATGTCCTTGTCGGCCTTGAAATCGTAGGCCGTGTACTCCTGTCCGCGCTCGGCCAGGAATTCCTTGACGATCTTGCAGCGCAGGCAGTCGGGGGCGGTGTAGAGGGTGATGCTCATGGTCTTTTCTCCGAAAGAGGCGCGGGAGAGGGCGACCCCTCCCCCGCTGCCGGGTTATTTGTCATCGTCGTCGACGGAGGCCACGCACAGGGCGTTGCTGCCGCCGTAGGGCACGCAGCCGTCGACGGTCACTTCCTTGGCACGGTCGCCCAGGGCTGCCGCGCCGGGAACGCGGAAGGAGAACACGTCCAGGGGCCTTATGGGCGTCTCGACGGGCTTCTTGACCTGCGGAACCCACTCGTAGGGCACGCGGTAGGCGCGGTACGTCATGTTCATGGGAACGTGCTTGCCCTTGTAGGGCGAGATGAATTCCCACACGATCTCGTGGTCAGGGGTGACCTCGAAGACGCGACCGTCGGAGCCCTCGGTGATCAGGGTGTTGCCGTTGGGCAGGCGCTGCATGCCGCTGATGAAGGGGCTGTAGAAGCGGTTGCTGTCCATGGGGAAGAGGAAGCCGGCTTCGCTGGGCGTGTACTGCCAGACGATCTTCATGGCCACGGGGTCGATCTCGAGTACCCGGGAGTAGTCGCGCAGGGCGGCCTTCACGCCCGTGGGGGCGCCGGGATTGGGCACGTCGTAGCCGCCCCATCCGCCGTTGTCGAAGATGAGGATGTTGCCGGCGCCGGGCAGCCCGGCCGGAATCATGTGGCAGTGGTGCTGGCCGATGATCCAGCCGATGGCCTTGAGCTCTGGCGTGGAGTCGTAGTCGGGGCCCAGCTTCCAGACGACCTTGCCGCTCTTCTTGTCGATGATGAAGGTGATGTTGGCTTCGCGGCCGTCGACGATGATGTTGTCCGGGTGGAAGCGCTGGTCGCCGGCGTCGTACCACTTGTTGGGCCCCAGGACGGACATGGAGTTGATGTGCATCCAGTCGCCCATGCCCTCGGGCTTGGTCGGGCGGTAGTTGGGATTGCGGGACAGGGTGTTCTTGGGGCCTTCGCGGAAGCCGAACTCCTCGAAATGCTCGTGGCAGTTCCATTCCCAGACGATCTCGCCTTCCCAGTTCACTTCAAGGATCAGGTCGTCCAGGAGCAGCTTGTCGGAAATGGCCGAATTGCGGGCGTTGCGGTGGGCCAGGACCAGGGTGTTGCCCGAGTCGGTCTTGGGTTCCATGCCCGGGGCGTAGTAGCCGACGGGGTTGCCCTCGCGCTGGAAATCGTGATGGTAGCGCGCCATCCAGCGGCCTTCATAGCCCGGGTCCTCGATGAACTCGTTCTGGTCGAATTTCCAGACGACCTTGCCTTCCCAGTCGATCTGGACCACGTCGACGCCGTCCTGGACGCTGAACTTGCCGTCGCGACGGCCGCGGCTGGACATCAGGTAGCCGCCGGGGAAGATCTTGTTGGGCATGCCGAGCACGCCCTTCCAGACGTTGTGTTCACGGCCGTTCATGTCCATGAGCACGGCGCCCACTTCCTGGGCCTGAAAAATGGTGAGACCGTTCCAGCATTTTTCGGGATCGTAAACCGTGACGCCGGTGGGATAGATGGTTGGGTGACCCATGATGTACTCCTTCTTTGTTTTATGGGGATCATGCCGGCAAGCCCCGGCAGCCTCCTTGATCTAGCTTGCATAGGAAACGTTCTTCCACGAAACGCAAGCCTGTGCTGTTGCCTTTCTTACAGTCCCGCAGAAAATTTTTGCTTTTCTTGGATAAAAAAAACTCAAGATTCTAGAAAGCTACAGCCTATTTCATTCTTTGGCGGTAAAAATTATCAAAACATTTTGATCAGCTTGAATTCCGCCCGCCAGTCCTCGGTCAGGCTCATCTTCTCATATTCCCTGTAGGCCGCACCGAGAAGTGCGCCGCCGAAGGTCACGCCGTATTCAGGCAACTTCAGGTTGAACTTGGGACCGGCGTAGAGGGTCTTGGCATCGTTTTCGAGGTCTTCCCCGTCGGCCTCGTCGGCCTGCGTCCATTCGTAATATCCTTCAAGGCCCAGATCGAGACGCGTATTCAAGGCGTAGGCGTAATGGCCGTTGACGCGCAACCGATCGCCCTTGGTGACGTCCTTGTAGCCTTCCGTGTAGATGAGGTAGCTCATGTCGGTCTCAAGGCGGTGGGAGCCGATCATCCAGGTCGCGCCCAGCCCGACCAGGCCGCCCCAGGCTCCGGTGCCTATGTTGTTGGACCCGACCTCGCCCGTGGGGACGAGAACGCCCAGATCCCAGGCCAGGTTCAGGGGAGCGCCCTTCTTCTGCGACGCGAACTGATTGTGCAGGATGGCGGTGGTGTCCCCCAGGCCGCCGGACCAGGCGTCGTTGCGTCCTTCCGTCTCAATGGTATTGAGCATGAAAGGCGTGGCCGTGCGCACGTCCCAGCCCTCGGCGATGCCGTAGCGAGTCTTGAAGACGATGTTGTGGCTGAACACTTCCCGGTCCAGTCCGTCCTCCTCGGACGTGTGCAGGTACCACTGATCCTTGTGGGCATAGCGGTAGTTCGCCACGGCAGAGAACTTGCCTACGGGAAAACCCAGGCCGCCCGCGCCATGATTCACGCCCACCGGGCCGGCAGGAACCGGAGCGGAGGCGTTTTGCGCGGCGGTACTCGAAACGGAGGGCAGGATGAAGCAACAGGCCAGTAACAGAATCGACAGAACTTTCTGACGCATGTGAATCTCCCTAGGATGTCCCGGTTGAAGAAAACGCAATCGCGACAGAGGGCGCGACCGCGAACCGCTTGTGAAACCAAGAACGACCTAAGGGAATTCCCCCGGCAAACGCTGTTGCTTTTGTTACAATCCGTGCAAACTCGTCATGAGTTCAGACCAATGGATGATTCGGGGAGAGAAGCCCGCGGGGAAATATCAAGGCCGGAAAGCGCCGTGATCCGCAAGATCGGTGGCGAGGGATTCGATTGCCGGCCGGTTCGCGGCGTGCGACGCCCGAAACTGCGGACAGATATGGACGTTCGATCCATACCTAATCCTAGCCTGCAGAGCGGAAAAGTCGCGGGGAGGGGTGAAAAACCGCGCCGGGATCGACCTATTCGTTCTGGCGCACCAGTTCATCGAACCGTTTCCTGTCCAAAACGTAGACCTCGTTGCGCGAATACGGACCCAGGACACCGGACTTCTCCAGTTCGCGAAGGGATTTGTTCAGCGTG
Protein-coding regions in this window:
- the gcvH gene encoding glycine cleavage system protein GcvH, producing the protein MSALTYPDDRRYHAEHLWAKEAGDGSFVIGITDFAQDQLGEVIFIDLPEAGAHFAQGVSCAEIESAKVVSPAIIPLSGTVVEVNAALSDTPELVNSDPYGAGWLVRITADDASEATITAAQYAQLVSA
- a CDS encoding aryl-sulfate sulfotransferase, encoding MGHPTIYPTGVTVYDPEKCWNGLTIFQAQEVGAVLMDMNGREHNVWKGVLGMPNKIFPGGYLMSSRGRRDGKFSVQDGVDVVQIDWEGKVVWKFDQNEFIEDPGYEGRWMARYHHDFQREGNPVGYYAPGMEPKTDSGNTLVLAHRNARNSAISDKLLLDDLILEVNWEGEIVWEWNCHEHFEEFGFREGPKNTLSRNPNYRPTKPEGMGDWMHINSMSVLGPNKWYDAGDQRFHPDNIIVDGREANITFIIDKKSGKVVWKLGPDYDSTPELKAIGWIIGQHHCHMIPAGLPGAGNILIFDNGGWGGYDVPNPGAPTGVKAALRDYSRVLEIDPVAMKIVWQYTPSEAGFLFPMDSNRFYSPFISGMQRLPNGNTLITEGSDGRVFEVTPDHEIVWEFISPYKGKHVPMNMTYRAYRVPYEWVPQVKKPVETPIRPLDVFSFRVPGAAALGDRAKEVTVDGCVPYGGSNALCVASVDDDDK
- a CDS encoding transporter produces the protein MRQKVLSILLLACCFILPSVSSTAAQNASAPVPAGPVGVNHGAGGLGFPVGKFSAVANYRYAHKDQWYLHTSEEDGLDREVFSHNIVFKTRYGIAEGWDVRTATPFMLNTIETEGRNDAWSGGLGDTTAILHNQFASQKKGAPLNLAWDLGVLVPTGEVGSNNIGTGAWGGLVGLGATWMIGSHRLETDMSYLIYTEGYKDVTKGDRLRVNGHYAYALNTRLDLGLEGYYEWTQADEADGEDLENDAKTLYAGPKFNLKLPEYGVTFGGALLGAAYREYEKMSLTEDWRAEFKLIKMF
- the lpdA gene encoding dihydrolipoyl dehydrogenase, whose translation is MSQRITIIGGGPGGYTAAFAAAKAGAQVTLVEAAHMGGTCLNWGCIPTKTLKASAEALETAHRLAEFGISGGGEARPDMPAIVARKNKVSEILRGGLEKTCAKLKVTLLRGRGEVVSAGLVRVHGADGAVQEVAGDKVIIATGSSTLNLPTLPVDHTHIITSDDALELKTIPSRMLVVGGGVIGCELAFIFQALGSKVTVVEGLDRILPVPSIDADLSKLIQREMKKRGIGCELARTASKAEVTATGVQVTLGPSPFVKDLPASAQKESVLEADVVLVAVGRVPNTAGLGLAGAGVETDQRGWIKADARLETSVPGIYAVGDVLGPARIMLAHVAAVEGMVAVKNCLGASEAMDYSAVPAAVFTSPEVATVGLTEAQAREKGFNVTCPQSNFRELGKAQAMGELAGVFKLVVDADSGKLLGAHLAGAHVSDIIAEPTLALQLGATAKDLAKTIHAHPTLAEGIFETAHLL